One segment of Papaver somniferum cultivar HN1 unplaced genomic scaffold, ASM357369v1 unplaced-scaffold_137, whole genome shotgun sequence DNA contains the following:
- the LOC113334883 gene encoding uncharacterized protein LOC113334883, producing the protein MVRRKDSFWEYAEELKGRFRCKFCHKDYPGGIARVKSHLSRQPGRDIAICNSVPDDVQALAFIAVRGKDFPYKKRKSVSYSANGEGNAVDLSLVNVTSCPGASTDVQQTSIVASCNKDMGKLQVDKLVAQAFVMNNIPFDVIQSPSFVSMMKAVAECGTSYSLPTYMNLCTNLVRDARSDVEEYVNTVKESWPLTGCTLMADIWTDSRDCSFINVVAYSPKGAVFLKSVEISAPRKGDAFVGAMVMSPIIMPVIDEIGPGNVVQIIANNATRHAFEDDWVTRRYPHIYRTQCAASDIQVLLEDFYEGVEWIHNIVDDAKIIVDYMYKYPEVLRLMRSHTGEKELKKPCRTRFSSHYMMLQSIAEVEANLHLTVVSREWIDLSFSKTEVGDSVTRTIQSETFWGGLKDVISVFEPLRKVLYLVEGEGSTAGYLYESIEKASVELKRRFTTDPRKYFELWEMFTKWQGTKLHKIHAAAAFLNPSLMYDGKIKYELANVRDGMNYVAENLLGTKEMGDFAAQLLLYNGKSSKLFNTLSVLMMKKAHPRVWWEYNGGEVPLLRKVAIRILSQPCASSGLARNWSAFEAAKTKKLNKLPEDVLNDLVYVRMNSKMMASYNDPEMRDSFAINLEKLEELSDYHNDNYEEIENKEATADSTTFTFDEMLGLGSPSQLSNNAAAV; encoded by the exons ATGGTAAGACGAAAAGATAGTTTCTGGGAGTATGCAGAGGAATTAAAAGGGCGTTTTCGCTGCAAATTTTGTCATAAAGATTATCCTGGGGGAATTGCACGGGTCAAATCTCATTTGTCTAGACAACCAGGGAGAGATATTGCCATTTGTAATTCCGTGCCAGATGATGTCCAAGCTTTGGCTTTCATTGCTGTTCGTGGTAAAGATTTCCCTTACAAGAAAAGGAAAAGTGTATCGTATTCAGCAAACGGGGAGGGAAATGCAGTTGATTTATCGTTAGTCAATGTTACTTCTTGTCCTGGTGCTTCTACTGATGTACAACAAACTTCTATAGTAGCTTCTTGCAATAAGGATATGGGTAAACTGCAAGTGGATAAACTGGTAGCTCAAGCCTTTGTAATGAATAACATTCCCTTCGATGTTATCCAGTCACCGTCATTTGTTTCAATGATGAAGGCAGTTGCTGAATGTGGTACTAGTTACTCGTTGCCAACCTATATGAATCTTTGTACAAATTTGGTGAGAGATGCAAGGAGCGATGTTGAGGAGTATGTCAATACAGTAAAGGAGTCTTGGCCTCTCACAGGATGTACTTTAATGGCAGACATTTGGACTGATTCGAGAGATTGCTCTTTCATCAATGTAGTTGCTTATTCTCCAAAGGGGGCTGTTTTCTTAAAATCTGTTGAAATATCTGCACCAAGGAAAGGAGATGCATTTGTTGGAGCTATGGTTATGTCTCCTATCATTATGCCTGTTATAGATGAAATCGGACCAGGTAATGTGGTGCAGATAATCGCAAATAATGCTACACGTCATGCTTTTGAAGATGATTGGGTTACAAGGAGATATCCTCATATCTACAGAACACAATGTGCTGCCAGTGATATTCAAGTTCTGTTGGAAGATTTTTACGAAGGAGTTGAATGGATACATAACATTGTCGATGATGCCAAGATAATAGTGGATTACATGTACAAGTACCCTGAGGTTTTAAGGTTAATGAGGTCACACACTGGTGAGAAGGAGTTAAAAAAACCCTGTAGAACCAGATTTTCTTCCCACTATATGATGCTACAATCTATTGCAGAAGTTGAAGCAAATTTACACTTGACCGTTGTCTCTCGGGAGTGGATAGATCTGAGTTTCAGCAAAACTGAAGTTGGAGACAGTGTTACTCGAACAATTCAAAGTGAAACCTTTTGGGGAGGACTCAAGGATGTAATATCAGTTTTCGAGCCTCTTAGAAAAGTACTGTATTTGGTTGAAGGTGAGGGATCAACTGCTGGTTACTTATATGAGTCGATAGAAAAAGCAAGCGTGGAGCTCAAGCGACGGTTTACTACTGATCCCAGGAAATACTTTGAGCTATGGGAAATGTTTACAAAATGGCagggaacaaaacttcataagaTACACGCAGCAGCTGCATTTCTCAATCCTTCTTTAATGTATGATGGGAAAATCAAATATGAGCTGGCTAATGTTAGAGATGGCATGAATTACGTTGCAGAGAACTTACTTGGCACAAAAGAGATGGGCGATTTTGCTGCACAATTGTTGCTTTACAATGGCAAAAGTTCAAAGCTGTTTAACACGCTCTCAGTGTTAATGATGAAGAAGGCTCATCCAC GTGTCTGGTGGGAATATAACGGCGGAGAAGTTCCCTTGCTACGTAAAGTTGCTATCCGCATTTTGAGCCAGCCATGTGCTTCTTCGGGTTTAGCACGAAATTGGAGTGCATTTGAAGCTGCAAAGACAAAGAAGCTAAACAAGCTACCTGAGGATGTCTTAAATGATTTAGTGTACGTGAGGATGAATTCGAAGATGATGGCTTCTTATAATGACCCCGAAATGCGAGATAGCTTTGCAATTAATCTAGAGAAGCTTGAAGAGCTTTCAGATTACCATAATGACAATTATGAGGAAATTGAAAACAAGGAGGCTACTGCTGATTCTaccacattcacatttgatgaaatgcTTGGCCTTGGATCTCCATCACAACTTTCTAACAATGCGGCCGCTGTTTAG
- the LOC113334363 gene encoding CRIB domain-containing protein RIC4-like codes for MRSRIERLVILPFSIGCVSQSSVAVVDDPKKSKLEREQSEKEDESSTDREEVNTKNSTHAKPNISLSFYKLIKNFKNLSQLFAYKEDDDIKMDMEIGFPTDVKHVTQIGWDGNNSKATTIIKGCSWDNNENNLNPLELFSSIPCMDSLN; via the exons ATGAGAAGTCGCATCGAAAGACTAGTGATCCTTCCTTTCTCCATCGGTTGTGTTTCTCAGTCTAGTGTAGCTGTGGTGGATGATCCTAAGAAATCAAAACTTGAACGTGAACAATCAGAAAAAGAAGATGAGAGTAGCACAGATAGAGAAGAAGTAAATACAAAGAACTCTACTCACGCTAAACCAAATATCTCCTTGAGCTTCTACAAATTGATAAAGAACTTCAAGAACTTGTCTCAGTTGTTTG cGTACAAAGAAGATGATGACATAAAGATGGATATGGAAATAGGATTTCCAACAGATGTTAAGCATGTAACACAAATTGGTTGGGATGGAAATAATAGTAAAGCTACAACCATTATCAAGGGATGCAGTTGGGACAATAACGAGAACAACCTAAATCCTCTTGAGCTCTTCTCATCTATTCCTTGCATGGATTCTCTAAACTAG
- the LOC113334349 gene encoding thioredoxin F1, chloroplastic-like: MALQVSLSSSSMLSTPSSGGSSRSVSQSVVVADHLKFSTGGQRISKVFKSVSLRNSENRRGARVFTVQSSLDIASPVVGQVTEVDKDTFWPLVKGATAEDKIVVLDMYTQWCGPCKVMAPKFAKLAEKYLEVVFMKLDCNNENRPLAKELGIKVVPTFKIFKNNEVVKEVTGAKFDDLVKYIEDFK; this comes from the exons ATGGCACTTCAAGTTTCATTATCGTCTTCATCGATGTTGTCGACTCCGAGCAGCGGTGGTAGTTCAAGGTCAGTATCTCAGTCAGTAGTTGTAGCAGATCATTTGAAATTTTCCACTGGAGGCCAAAGAATTTCTAAGGTCTTTAAAAGTGTATCCTTGAGGAATTCTGAGAACAGAAGAGGGGCTAGAGTTTTTACTGTACAATCGAGTTTAGACATAGCAAGTCCTGTTGTTGGTCAAGTTACTGAGGTTGATAAGGATACTTTCTGGCCACTTGTTAAAGGTGCTACCGCTGAAGATAAGATTGTTGTTCTTGATATGTACACTCAATG GTGTGGCCCTTGTAAGGTTATGGCTCCGAAATTCGCTAAACTAGCTGAGAAGTATCTAGAGGTCGTCTTTATGAAGCTTGATTGCAACAATGAAAACAGG CCATTAGCAAAGGAGCTTGGTATAAAGGTGGTCCCAACGTTCAAGATCTTCAAGAACAACGAGGTTGTAAAAGAAGTCACAGGGGCCAAGTTTGACGACCTTGTCAAATACATTGAGGATTTTAAATAG
- the LOC113334497 gene encoding uncharacterized protein LOC113334497, with the protein MEMKQQAQDLYLKENKMKKNQQLWRVMDDTELSLAPSTQTMNCSSSESEIDSSKKRKYYWDDVKKEPSFTQTSLELQLKDPLPLDWEQCLDLQSGRMYYINRKTLKKSWNCPTEQNLDLKLNMSTLTSSDGSSSSSTEMLDGSKKQNSSTSNTMFAVACLKCHLLVMLCKSSPSCPNCKYVNPLPTQQSPRPKTINSLNTLSLLN; encoded by the exons ATGGAAATGAAGCAGCAAGCACAAGACTTATACTTGAAGGAaaacaagatgaagaaaaacCAGCAGCTTTGGAGGGTTATGGATGATACTGAACTTTCTTTAGCTCCTTCTACTCAGACTATGAATTGTTCCTCTTCTGAATCAGAAATTGATTCATCCAAGAAGAGAAAATATTATTGGGATGATGTGAAAAAAGAACCTAGTTTCACTCAAACTAGTCTCGAACTTCAACTTAAAGATCCACTACCATTAGATTGGGAACAATGTCTTGATCTTCAA TCCGGGAGAATGTATTATATCAACAGAAAAACTTTGAAGAAAAGTTGGAATTGTCCTACAGAACAGAACTTAGACCTCAAATTAAACATGTCAACACTTACAAGTtcagatggaagcagcagcagtagcactgAGATGCTTGACGGTTCGAAGAAGCAAAACTCATCGACCAGTAATACTATGTTTGCTGTTGCTTGTTTGAAATGTCATCTTCTTGTCATGCTCTGCAAGTCATCACCATCTTGCCCCAACTGCAAGTATGTGAATCCACTGCCAACCCAACAAAGCCCAAGGCCGAAAACCATCAACTCCCTCAACACACTCAGTCTCCTGAACTAG
- the LOC113335037 gene encoding pentatricopeptide repeat-containing protein At2g22410, mitochondrial-like, with protein sequence MPAPSLFPVLSSLQNLKHFSCFSAVKPKWNTNRSLIITNPILLIMESCNSMYELKQIQAYMTRNGLIAHLFPVSRLLSFCALSDSGNINHAHLLFSQISKPNIYIYNTMIKGYSKSQLPRLSFLLFRFLVREGIEMDNRTFVFTLKVCEQFLRFSQGEEVHCQVYKLGFAFDVLVLNGLIHFYMKSGSLVLARYLFDTSFIKDVVTWTTMIDGYVQKNSPHEATKLFYSMLLTNVEPNEVTMITILSACSLMGNLSLGRSIHGYIEKNNVKRTLNLVNASVDMYVKCGCLTTAREVFNKMEAKDVFSWTSMINGYAKDGNLILARKFFDDMPERNVVSWNAMIAGYSQNNQSKEALKLFLQMKEKGVEPIEATLVCVLSACAQLGCLDFARWIYKYYIGLKKILFSVTLTNAFIDMYAKCGNLNEAAKLFNSTTKKDLVSWNSMIMAYATHGYAEESLNRFEEMKRDGLWPDDITFVGVLSACCHGGLVNQGRCYFENMREVFRIEPKAEHYVCMIDLLGRVGNLKEAYELIKIMPMKPDEAAWGALLNACRMHKSMELGKFAAGKLLDLNPKDSGVYVLLANMCAAGRRWEDVRMVRRMMRSQGIKKTPGCSSIEVEGESHEFVVADKSHPRYQEIYQLLDDIFFLLKLEGYIPETSQSMSLHEAGDAVMT encoded by the coding sequence ATGCCTGCACCATCTCTATTCCCCGTCTTATCCAGTCTCCAGAatttgaaacatttttcttgtttCTCTGCTGTAAAACCCAAATGGAACACAAACCGCAGTCTCATTATAACAAACCCAATTCTCTTAATCATGGAATCATGCAATTCAATGTACGAACTAAAACAAATCCAAGCTTATATGACTCGAAATGGTTTAATTGCTCATCTTTTTCCTGTAAGTCGACTTCTATCCTTCTGTGCTCTCTCTGATTCTGGAAATATTAATCATGCCCATCTTCTTTTTTCTCAAATTTCAAAACCCAATATTTACATTTACAATACAATGATTAAGGGTTACTCTAAATCTCAGTTACCCAGATTGTCATTCTTGTTGTTCCGTTTTCTGGTAAGAGAAGGAATCGAAATGGATAATCGAACTTTTGTTTTCACACTCAAGGTTTGTGAGCAGTTTCTGAGATTTTCtcaaggtgaagaggtacattgTCAAGTTTATAAACTGGGTTTTGCTTTCGACGTGTTAGTTTTGAATGGGTTGATTCATTTCTATATGAAATCCGGGTCTTTGGTTTTAGCACGGTATTTGTTCGATACAAGTTTTATAAAAGATGTCGTTACTTGGACGACTATGATCGATGGGTATGTGCAGAAGAATTCTCCTCATGAGGCTACGAAGCTATTTTATTCTATGTTATTGACCAATGTTGAACCTAATGAGGTTACTATGATTACGATACTCTCAGCTTGCTCCCTGATGGGGAATTTGAGCTTGGGAAGATCGATTCATGGGTATATTGAGAAGAATAATGTTAAACGTACTCTCAATTTGGTTAATGCATCAGTGGATATGTATGTTAAATGTGGCTGCTTAACGACTGCAAGAGAAGTTTTTAATAAAATGGAAGCTAAAGATGTCTTCTCCTGGACTAGTATGATCAATGGCTATGCCAAAGATGGAAATTTAATCTTGGCAAGAAAGTTTTTTGATGACATGCCTGAAAGGAATGTCGTATCTTGGAATGCTATGATTGCAGGTTATTCGCAAAATAATCAATCCAAAGAAGCATTGAAACTTTTCCTTCAGATGAAGGAGAAGGGTGTTGAGCCTATAGAGGCAACACTTGTTTGTGTACTCTCTGCCTGTGCTCAATTAGGTTGCTTAGATTTTGCTCGATGGATATACAAATATTACATTGGTCTCAAGAAAATTCTGTTTAGTGTTACTTTGACTAATGCATTCATAGACATGTATGCTAAATGTGGTAATCTCAATGAGGCTGCAAAGCTTTTCAACAGTACAACAAAGAAGGATTTGGTGTCTTGGAATTCCATGATCATGGCTTATGCAACTCATGGATATGCTGAGGAGTCCCTAAATCGTTTTGAGGAGATGAAGAGAGATGGACTTTGGCCTGACGATATCACATTTGTGGGCGTATTGTCAGCATGTTGCCATGGTGGGTTGGTCAACCAAGGTCGttgttattttgagaacatgagaGAAGTATTTAGGATAGAGCCAAAAGCAGAGCACTATGTGTGCATGATTGATCTACTTGGTCGAGTTGGGAATTTGAAAGAGGCCTATGAGCTGATAAAGATAATGCCTATGAAACCAGATGAAGCTGCTTGGGGTGCACTACTCAATGCATGTAGAATGCACAAAAGTATGGAGTTAGGTAAATTTGCTGCAGGTAAACTTCTAGATTTGAATCCCAAGGATAGTGGAGTTTATGTGCTTCTGGCAAACATGTGCGCTGCTGGAAGAAGATGGGAGGATGTAAGGATGGTTAGAAGAATGATGAGATCCCAGGGGATTAAAAAAACTCCAGGGTGTAGCTCAATAGAAGTTGAAGGGGAGTCACATGAGTTTGTGGTTGCAGATAAATCACATCCTCGATATCAGGAGATTTATCAACTATTAGATGATATTTTCTTTCTATTGAAGTTAGAAGGTTATATACCAGAAACATCACAATCTATGAGCTTACATGAGGCTGGTGATGCAGTCATGACTTAA